The following are encoded together in the Triticum dicoccoides isolate Atlit2015 ecotype Zavitan chromosome 6B, WEW_v2.0, whole genome shotgun sequence genome:
- the LOC119320823 gene encoding uncharacterized protein LOC119320823 → MTASSRRHARLPVVAPLYDDDLLFEILVRLPPQPSSLPRASLVCKRWRRLVSDPAFCRRFRLRHRRSAPLLGFFDIFCNISFIPTLEAPNRIPPGRFSLQLDHGDGDFMSLGCRHGLVLIYLRKRLQILVWDPVTADQHRLAIPPGVAACGGKTPINGAVLRAPGDVQHFQVVLVVAYDDDQQHRRALACVYSSKTGLWGDPISTLFPYQAVEANVFSFATLISTDVAVLAGDSLHWVLAGNFNGILEFDLEKQGLAVIRLPEEVNCWKLMRAEGGGLGLLGMSDSNSNTQLWKRKTNCDGVASWVLGMTIDLENILPLKPEEKGTIAILGLAEDNNVLLLWTIIGLFVVDLESLKFKKLFQTMIISQYYPFESVYTAVMLVNLPFLSILLVPPPLRTGHISRDGGFFSQGAHYPPALLHVSSPPPHPLHVRCFSKIEAWYSAAAAKELVERELTSSTEAGAWSSGSSMKQTLLVDMVELIFCTRHKMIVQLYMLCDVPVEQDLQLHFVG, encoded by the exons ATGACGGCCAGCAGCCGCCGCCACGCCCGCTTGCCGGTTGTCGCGCCGTTGTACGACGACGACCTACTCTTCGAGATTCTTGTCCGCCTTCCCCCGCAGCCCTCCTCCCTCCCGCGCGCCTCCCTCGTCTGCAAGCGCTGGCGCCGCCTCGTCTCCGACCCCGCCTTCTGCCGCCGCttccgcctccgccaccgccgcagcGCTCCTCTCCTCGGGTTCTTCGACATATTCTGTAACATCTCCTTCATACCTACTCTGGAGGCCCCCAACCGTATCCCTCCCGGCCGCTTCTCCTTGCAGCTCGACCACGGGGACGGCGACTTCATGTCCCTTGGATGCCGCCATGGTCTCGTGCTCATCTACCTTAGGAAGCGCCTCCAGATCCTGGTGTGGGACCCCGTCACCGCCGACCAGCACCGCCTCGCCATTCCCCCGGGGGTTGCGGCATGTGGGGGGAAGACCCCGATCAACGGGGCGGTGCTTCGCGCTCCTGGAGACGTCCAACACTTCCAGGTGGTCTTGGTAGTGGCATATGATGATGACCAACAACACAGACGAGCGCTCGCCTGTGTTTACTCGTCGAAGACCGGCTTATGGGGAGATCCCATCTCAACACTCTTTCCATACCAGGCGGTCGAGGCAAATGTATTCAGTTTTGCCACCCTCATTTCTACGGATGTCGCTGTGCTAGCTGGAGATTCCCTTCACTGGGTGCTTGCTGGGAATTTCAATGGCATTCTCGAGTTTGATTTGGAGAAGCAGGGGCTAGCTGTGATACGGCTGCCAGAGGAGGTCAACTGCTGGAAGCTTATGCGGGCAGAGGGCGGTGGGCTTGGTCTCCTCGGGATGTCAGACTCAAACTCGAACACCCAGTTATGGAAGAGGAAGACCAATTGTGATGGTGTTGCTTCATGGGTGCTTGGAATGACTATTGATCTGGAGAATATACTTCCTCTGAAACCAGAGGAGAAAGGGACCATTGCGATACTAGGGCTTGCTGAAGACAATAATGTGTTGTTGCTGTGGACAATTATTGGTCTCTTCGTGGTCGATCTTGAGTCATTAAAGTTCAAGAAGCTTTTCCAAACCATGATAATTTCTCAGTACTATCCATTCGAAAGTGTCTACACTGCAG TGATGCttgtg AATCTCCCTTTCCTCTCAATCCTCTTGGTGCCGCCGCCGCTGCGCACAGGGCACATCTCACGCGATGGCGGCTTCTTCAGCCAAGGCGCTCACTATCCTCCTGCCCTCCTCCACGTCTCCTCGCCTCCACCCCACCCACTTCATGTGCGTTGCTTCTCCAAGATTGAGGCATGGTACTCGGCGGCTGCGGCAAAGGAACTGGTGGAGCGCGAGCTGACCAGTTCAACGGAGGCAGGAGCATGGAGCAGCGGCAGCAGCATG AAACAGACATTGCTGGTGGACATGGTGGAGCTGATCTTTTGCACAAGACATAAGATGATTGTCCAGTTATATATGCTATGTGATGTACCGGTTGAGCAG GATCTACAGTTACATTTTGTTGGCTGA
- the LOC119320824 gene encoding uncharacterized protein LOC119320824, producing the protein MTARLRRSPAASPLDDDDLLCEILLRFPPHPSSLPRASLVCKRWRRLVSDTGFSRRFRLRHRRNPPLLGFFDRDLSFSPTLEPPNRVPPGRFSLQRDDDDDDRFVPLGCRHGLVLIYIPARLQILVWDPITADQHYIAIPPAVAACPGKARINGAVFRAAGDVQHFQVVAVIAYGDDHQHRRALACVYSSKAGLWGDPISTPLPYRAVQADAISVPTLVFADEAVLAGDSLHWLLDGNFNGILEFDLEKQRLAVIRLPEEVNCLKLVGAEGGGLGLLGRSVTSCMTQLWKRKSNCDGVAPWVLGRTIDLEEILSMKPELKGTFAGATAILGFAEDNNLLLLWTITGLVVIHLESLKFKKLFKTNTFFQYHAFEGVYTAAGPII; encoded by the exons ATGACGGcccgcctccgccgctcgccggcggcGTCCCCGCTGGACGACGACGACCTGCTCTGCGAGATCCTCCTACGCTTCCCCCCGCATCCCTCCTCCCTCCCGCGCGCCTCCCTCGTCTGCAAGCGCTGGCGCCGCCTTGTCTCCGACACCGGATTCTCCCGCCGCttccgcctccgccaccgccgcaaCCCTCCTCTCCTCGGGTTCTTCGACAGGGACCTCTCCTTCTCACCTACTCTGGAGCCCCCCAACCGTGTCCCTCCCGGCCGCTTCTCCTTGcagcgcgacgacgacgacgacgaccgctTTGTACCTCTTGGATGCCGCCATGGCCTCGTGCTCATCTACATTCCTGCGCGTCTTCAGATCCTGGTGTGGGACCCCATCACCGCCGACCAGCACTACATCGCCATCCCCCCTGCGGTTGCGGCATGTCCGGGGAAGGCTCGGATCAACGGGGCGGTGTTTCGCGCTGCGGGAGACGTCCAACACTTCCAGGTGGTCGCGGTAATTGCATACGGCGATGACCATCAGCATAGACGAGCGCTGGCCTGTGTTTACTCGTCTAAGGCCGGCTTATGGGGAGATCCCATCTCAACACCCCTTCCATACCGGGCAGTCCAGGCTGATGCAATCAGTGTTCCCACTCTCGTTTTTGCGGATGAAGCTGTGCTGGCTGGAGATTCCCTTCACTGGCTGCTTGATGGGAATTTCAATGGGATTCTCGAGTTTGATTTGGAGAAGCAGAGGCTAGCTGTGATACGGCTGCCAGAGGAGGTCAACTGCTTGAAGCTTGTGGGGGCAGAGGGCGGTGGGCTTGGTCTCCTCGGGCGGTCAGTCACAAGCTGCATGACCCAGTTATGGAAGAGGAAGTCCAATTGTGATGGTGTTGCTCCATGGGTGCTAGGAAGGACTATTGATCTGGAGGAGATACTTTCCATGAAACCAGAGCTGAAAGGGACCTTTGCAGGGGCCACTGCAATATTAGGGTTTGCAGAAGACAATAATTTGTTGTTGCTGTGGACAATTACCGGCCTCGTCGTGATCCATCTTGAGTCGTTGAAGTTCAAGAAGCTTTTCAAAACTAATACGTTTTTTCAGTATCATGCGTTCGAAGGTGTCTACACTGCTGCAG GTCCTATCATATGA